In Thermovirga sp., the following are encoded in one genomic region:
- a CDS encoding CTP synthase produces the protein MPKYVFVTGGVVSSLGKGITAASLGVLLKRRGFKVSIIKMDPYINVDAGTMNPFQHGEVFVTDDGAETDLDLGHYERFIDESLSRDNTVTTGKVYSSVISRERAGQYCGATVQVIPHITNEIQERILKVNNGVDVVISEIGGTVGDIEGQPFLEAIRQMANRVGRENVLYCHVTLVPYIAAAGELKTKPTQHSVNELRRLGIQPDVIVCRSVTHLGSDIREKIALFGSVPKEAVVEATDVSSIYKIPLHLYEQRFDSLVMEKLGLEPKQEPDLDDWRDFVKASENPERVIEVAMVGKYVSHKDAYLSVVEALTHAGTANLVRVKIRQVEAEDVEKEGVVLLEGVHGILVPGGFGSRGVSGKMQTAAYARENKIPYLGLCLGMQIAVVEFARNVCGIPSAQSAEMDPNTLDPVITSGPRGPGSKNTGGDMRLGLYPCELKPSSLSYDAYGGERVVEERHRHRYEFNNGYRKQLTSRGMRIAGICPERDLVEIIELEEHPWFVGVQFHPELKSRPIRPHPLFVGFIGAARKRAEENEREAEK, from the coding sequence ATGCCCAAATACGTTTTCGTCACAGGCGGTGTCGTTTCGTCACTGGGGAAAGGTATTACCGCGGCCTCCCTGGGGGTTCTTCTCAAGCGCAGGGGATTCAAGGTCTCCATCATCAAGATGGACCCCTACATCAACGTGGACGCGGGGACGATGAACCCCTTCCAGCATGGCGAGGTCTTCGTCACCGACGACGGCGCCGAGACGGACCTGGACCTCGGTCACTATGAACGCTTCATCGATGAGTCCCTCTCGAGGGACAACACGGTAACCACGGGGAAGGTCTACTCCTCGGTCATTTCCAGGGAGCGGGCGGGACAGTACTGTGGAGCTACCGTCCAGGTGATACCCCATATCACCAACGAAATACAGGAGAGGATCCTGAAAGTGAACAACGGTGTCGATGTCGTGATTTCCGAGATAGGGGGGACCGTCGGTGACATCGAAGGGCAGCCCTTCCTGGAGGCTATCCGCCAGATGGCGAATCGCGTCGGCCGAGAGAACGTCCTTTACTGCCACGTCACCCTCGTGCCCTACATCGCCGCCGCGGGAGAACTGAAGACCAAGCCGACCCAGCACAGCGTCAACGAACTGCGCCGCCTGGGGATACAGCCCGATGTTATCGTCTGCCGCTCCGTCACCCACCTAGGCAGCGATATCAGGGAGAAGATCGCCCTTTTCGGCAGCGTCCCCAAGGAAGCCGTCGTGGAGGCGACCGACGTATCGTCCATTTACAAGATTCCCCTTCATCTCTATGAGCAGCGTTTTGACAGCCTCGTGATGGAAAAGTTGGGCCTGGAGCCGAAGCAGGAACCCGACCTCGACGACTGGAGGGACTTCGTCAAGGCCAGCGAAAACCCGGAACGCGTCATCGAGGTGGCCATGGTGGGGAAGTACGTGAGCCACAAGGATGCGTACCTGAGCGTCGTCGAGGCCCTTACCCACGCGGGCACGGCCAACCTGGTGCGGGTAAAGATCCGCCAGGTGGAGGCCGAGGACGTCGAAAAGGAGGGAGTCGTTCTCCTGGAAGGTGTTCACGGGATCCTGGTGCCCGGGGGGTTCGGCTCCAGGGGCGTTTCCGGGAAGATGCAGACGGCCGCCTACGCTCGTGAGAACAAAATTCCCTACCTGGGACTCTGCCTGGGAATGCAGATAGCCGTGGTGGAGTTCGCCCGGAATGTCTGCGGCATCCCCTCGGCTCAGAGCGCGGAGATGGACCCGAACACGCTGGACCCGGTCATAACCTCGGGACCCAGGGGGCCGGGGTCAAAAAATACGGGGGGTGACATGCGACTGGGCTTGTACCCCTGCGAACTGAAGCCCTCCTCGCTCTCCTACGATGCCTACGGAGGGGAGAGGGTCGTCGAGGAAAGGCACAGGCACCGGTACGAATTCAACAATGGTTACAGGAAACAGTTGACTTCCAGAGGAATGCGGATAGCCGGCATATGCCCCGAGCGGGACCTGGTCGAGATCATCGAACTCGAGGAACACCCCTGGTTCGTGGGTGTCCAGTTCCACCCGGAACTCAAGTCGAGGCCGATACGCCCCCATCCACTTTTCGTCGGCTTCATCGGGGCTGCCCGGAAAAGGGCGGAAGAAAATGAAAGGGAGGCCGAAAAATGA